The Gracilibacillus caseinilyticus genome segment TTATCTATTATTTATTCTGTTTCGGTGTTGAAACCGAATAAGAAGAGTTTTTTTAGAGAAGATGATGTTAGTGGAGAAAATCTTAATGTAGCAGAGAAAGTAAAATGATTGTGTTAGTGAGATTTTGGGGTAATGTCATAGACCCCACTAGAAGGAAAATGTACAGTGAAGCCTGTCTTGGTGGGTTTTTAAAAGCAAGTATGTATGAACAAATCTCTTATTAGAAGAATACTAACCTTATCTAAAGGTTAGTAGGATTGAGGTAGTTTTATTTTATTATTACAAAATAATAAATGTTCGCAATTAGAGGACACAAATCATCATTTTTGTCTTTTTTAGCCCGGGCCATTATATCCAATTGTATAGAAAAAGTATCATTTTTTTATTAGGTAGTCGACTGATACTGTGCAGCAATGATTTCCAAAATATTGTAAAAAAATAACCGTATACTCGCTATCTTCTGGTATGATTTTGGTATAGAGATTTATGATATGGTGAGGTGTTGATCTTAAACTAAAGAGCAGTAGAGTTTAATAAAGAATATTGGTATTGGGTAAGCTATTCCATTAAGAAAACAGTGGAAGGTGATTACCATGAGAAAACATCTAATTTTAATATTAGGTATTACATTTATATTTTTAACAACAACTAATGTCTATGCTCAAAATGAACTCAAAAGAGAAGAGCTATTAGAAGAAGCCCTAATCGTTAGATATCTTCCACACATTTTAGAAGTGACAGATAATTTATTTATGTGTGAACGAATTACTAATATAAAAAGACTTGGTGGAAATCGTGACCATGAAGTAGTTATAGAAGTAGTAACGTTTGAAAAGGCTCATATGCCTCCTTACAATTTGTTCAGAATAAAACTTATTGATACACTCGATAAGATAACTGTTACGGAAGTTGAGCGTACAGAAAATATATCATCCGAACAACTTCAAAAGCAAAGTTCTTAATAAGAATATAAAATTGAACAAAGCAATACTATTTTTCACTAATGGATGCGAGAGTTGAAGAACGGAATAAAATTGGGGTGACTGTCATTGTCTAAGGAAAAATACAATGAAATATTTGATGTAGTAAAAAAAGTAATTAATGAATGGGACCCTATTGGTGTTTTACCTTATGCACCCGATGATGAATATAAGTTTGAAGTTGCCAAAGTGGTGACTTTACTTAGCAAAGTAGAAAACGTAGAAGAACTATCAGACGGTCTTGCCAAGATTTTTAAAAAGGCTTTGGAATGGAATTTTACTAAAGAAGAGTGTTTACCAATTGCCAAAAAGATTTGAGAGATATTAACTTGTGAATATTGCACTAACGGGTGCGAATGCTGAACAATCAAATCTATTCGTTTTCCTTTGTTGATGTAAAGAAGCAGGAATATTGAATAGAATTTTATTTAAATTTTGCTAGGGGGAATAACAATGACTATGAGGTTAGAGTTTCCATTATTTATGTTCATTATGTTTTTACTTCTTGCTTTTAACTATTTTGAATTGTTCGAATCTTTAGGAATGTGGCAATATATAATAGGTCCTATCCCTTTAATGTTGTTAGGATGGATTTTATTCGACAAGTTAAAGCTTAACGAAAAGAGAGTTGGTAACGGAGTAGGAGTCATGATTATACTATCAGGTCTCTCAATTTGGTCATTTTTTGATGTGTTTTTATTTACTAATTGACTTATTCAATTAACGGGTCGCTAATGATTAAAAAGCAAGATTACAAACAAATCCAGTTGCTGCGCAGTATATCCATACTACGAATCGAAAATGACAAAACAGACGCTTTGACCTAAATCCTAGCGACTATTGTGTCATTGTTTTTTATTTTACCTGAGCTACAGTAATACCATCACCAATAGGAACGATAACCGCTTCTAATTCAGGGTGGTTGGCCACGTGTTGATTGAACTCTTGCATCATGCTTGTATACCGTTTCGGTTCTGCATCTTTATCTGCAACACTGCC includes the following:
- a CDS encoding DUF3888 domain-containing protein, with translation MRKHLILILGITFIFLTTTNVYAQNELKREELLEEALIVRYLPHILEVTDNLFMCERITNIKRLGGNRDHEVVIEVVTFEKAHMPPYNLFRIKLIDTLDKITVTEVERTENISSEQLQKQSS
- a CDS encoding DUF1871 family protein, whose translation is MSKEKYNEIFDVVKKVINEWDPIGVLPYAPDDEYKFEVAKVVTLLSKVENVEELSDGLAKIFKKALEWNFTKEECLPIAKKI